The window GAACAGCTTGTTCACGCACGACAAAGCCGCCCCGTGACGGGCCTTCGCCGCCACCGGATCGCGGGTCCGCAGGCTGAATTTGACAACGTCCCCGACCTTGGCCGCCACCGTCACGGCATCATCGGTGCCGATGGCGGGGAGATCGATGAACATGAGCCGCCCGCGTGCCTTCAAGAGCACGTCGGACGGGACGCGCATCCGGAACTGAAGCAGGCTGGAATCGTCGCGGGTGGACAGGTTCGGCATGACGAAGCGCATGGCAATGGGACCGGTGTTGTGTACCGGTCCCACCGCGCTTCATCAAGGGTTTGTGCGCTTACAAGGGCTTAACCCTCACATCTGCTCCTTCTGGGCGAAGCTGTCCTTGCGGGCCGGGCCGAGCACGGGCTCCTCGCCCATGGGGGCGTTCTGCATCACGGAGAACTCGCCCTTGCCGTCGAGGCTCGGGCCCTGCGTCCAGCGGCCCGCCATGGGCGGGGTGCCGTCCGCGGCCGAGCCGAAGAAGGCGTAGGAGTACTTCTGCGTCTCCTTGGACTGGTCCCAGCTGTTGGGCATCGGCAGGTGCGCCTTCTCGCCCAGCTCCTCGATCACGGCCAGCCACTGCTGCTGGTGCATCGTGTCGCGCGCGACGTTGAAGGCCAGCATCTCGCGCATGCCGGCGTCGTTGGTCGCCTCGTAGAGCCGGCAGGCCAGCACGCGGCCGGTCGATTCCGCGGCGACGTTGCAGTACATGTCGGCCGCGAGGTTCCCGCTGGCGTAGATGTGCGACATGTTGAAGGGCACGCCGTCGGCGTCCGCCGGATAGGCCGCGAGGCCCGTCGACAGGATGTGGCGGTGCAGCATCCCCTCAATGACGCCCTTGGTGTCGCCGCCGCCCATGATGGAGCCGACGATCCCGTCCGCCGCGCCAGCCTCCTGCTCGGTCACGGGCGCCTTGTCGAGGTTCAGCGCCACGGCGGTCGCCAGCATCTCGATGTGGCCGATCTCCTCGGTCGCGGTGTGGAGCAGCATGTCCCGGTACTTGGTGGTGGGGCCGCGGGCCCCCCAGGCCTGGAAGAAGTACTGCATGCAGACGCGGATCTCGCCCTCGACGCCGCCGATGGCCTGCTGGAGCTGGCGCGCGAACAGCGGGTCGGGCTTCTCGACCTTGACGGGCCACTGCAGGCGCTTGTCGAAGTAATACATCGTGCCTCTCCCTGGATTTCTCGCGAGGGCTGTGCCGCAGCACCCTGCGCTCGGGCGGAAGAAGTCGGACGTTCCAGAGAAAGGTTCGAACGCCGCCGCACAATCGACTGCCGACGAGCCGTTTCCGGACTGAGCAGAACCTCAAATTAATTTATGATAGCGCTCTGTTTTGCTGCCGCGGCGCGGTGCGTCTTTGTCGCAAGCTGCCGATCGCCGCATCGACGTTGCGGAAAGCGGAGCGCCTCCTCGGGCCGGCCCGCGCGTCACAGGGCCGCCCAGCCGGCGAACAGCGCGATGCCGACCGCGAACCACACGACGTAGTCGTTGACGACGCCCGTGTGGAGCCGGTTCAGCCCGGCGAAGAAGGGCGTGAGCACGCTCGCCTGGACGCGGGGGAGCTGGCGCGGCAGGCGGTCGCCCGACAGCGCCAGGGTCGCGACCAGCAGCACGCCGCCGAGCGCGAGCCAGGGCATGAGCAGGCCCCACGCGGCCGGCTGCGGCAGGTCCACGGCGGGCCCCACCACGCCGAACTGGGGCACGACCCGCGCCGCGAGGCCCTCCACGACGCCGGCCGGCGTCAGGAGGTCGATGGCGAGCAGGACGACGCAGGGCGCGAGCATGAGCCACAGAGGCCGGCCGGCCTTCTCCCGCTCCTGGTCGGTGGGCGCGTGGGCCTCGTCGCCAGGGTCCGCCCCGAGGCCGAGGTAGATCCGGCCCGC is drawn from Lichenibacterium dinghuense and contains these coding sequences:
- a CDS encoding manganese catalase family protein, translating into MYYFDKRLQWPVKVEKPDPLFARQLQQAIGGVEGEIRVCMQYFFQAWGARGPTTKYRDMLLHTATEEIGHIEMLATAVALNLDKAPVTEQEAGAADGIVGSIMGGGDTKGVIEGMLHRHILSTGLAAYPADADGVPFNMSHIYASGNLAADMYCNVAAESTGRVLACRLYEATNDAGMREMLAFNVARDTMHQQQWLAVIEELGEKAHLPMPNSWDQSKETQKYSYAFFGSAADGTPPMAGRWTQGPSLDGKGEFSVMQNAPMGEEPVLGPARKDSFAQKEQM